The genome window TTCCCCGAGAACGCCGCCTCGCTGGCCCTCTGCGCGCGCCACGGCTTCCGCGTGGTCGGCACCTACCGCCGCCACGGCAGGCTGGACGGCGCGTGGCGCGACACCGTCATCGTCGAGCGCCTCCTCGGCCCGGCGGAGGAACAGGAAGATGAAGATCTCGATCGACCTTCCCGATGACCTTCTCGCGGCCGCCGATGCCGCAGCGAGTCGGCTGGGGATGAGCCGCGACGAGCTTGTTGCGGAAGCCGTGGCCGCATTCGTGGCGAAGCACGACGCATCTTCCGTCACGGAGAGACTGGACGCAGTTTACGCGACGGAGCCGGGCCGTCTGGATGCACCCGTGCGCCGGGCGCAGATCCGGACGCTGGCACGCGAACCATGGGATGGGGACCGGTGAAGATCTGGATCGATGCGGACGCGGCGCCGCGGGACGTGAAGGAGATCGTATTCCGCGCGGCCAAACGGCTGCAGGTGGAGACGGTGATGGTGGCCAACCTGCGGCTGACGCCGCCGCCGGGGAACCCGTTCGTGAGCGCCGTGCGCGTGGAGGGCGGGCCGGACGTGGCCGACCGCCACATCGCCGAGAACGCCGCGCCGGGCGACCTGGCCGTGACCGCCGACATCCCGCTGGCCGCCGCGCTGGTGGAGAAGCAGGTGAAAGTGCTGGACCCGCGCGGCGATGAGCACACGCCCGACACCATCGGCGAGCGGCTGTCGGTGCGCGACTTCATGGACGGCCTGCGCGGCGCGGGCGTGGAGACCGGCGGCTCGCGCCCGTACGGCGACCGCGACAAGCAGGCCTTCGCCGCCGCGCTCGACCGCGTCCTCACGCGTCTCCTGCGGGCGAAGCGATGATGCGACCCATCCCCCTGATAGCGGATCTGGCAATCACCTGCGCATTCAAAACGCACAGAGGCGTCATCCTGAGTCGTCCCCGTGCTGGGCGCGTCCGGGGGAGGATGAAAGGGAGATCGATCGTCAGCACCAATGCCGCGGAGTGAGCGGATCAGCCTCGCGCAGTTTGCGAGGCTTCCCGTTGTTGTTGCTGCGACTTCAGTCGCCGGTGATCGGCTGCGCTCGAAGCTTTCTTATGCAGGCCGGCCACACCGTCGTTGCCCCGCACGAATGTAGTAACAGATTGCCGCACATCGGCTTGTGATATGCGGGCGGAAGATGGGGATGGGACGGATGAAAATCTCCCCCCAACGCTTACCGGGGAGCCGCTGTAAACTGGGATGGCTCGGCACGGCGGGCGCCGTGCGCGACAGGACCCTCCAATCCGGAACGGACGCCATGCAACGCAAGCTGCTCTTCCCCACCGCGCTGGCCGCGGTCCTCGCTCTGGCCGCCTGCGACCGGGGGATCACGAACGCCGGGACCGCGAACCAGCTGAGCCGCAGCGACGCGGTGGCGCTGGCCGGCGACTTCGGCGACCAGGACGGCGCGATGCTGGACGGCTTCGGCGGCCCGGCGTTCAG of Longimicrobium sp. contains these proteins:
- a CDS encoding YaiI/YqxD family protein produces the protein MKIWIDADAAPRDVKEIVFRAAKRLQVETVMVANLRLTPPPGNPFVSAVRVEGGPDVADRHIAENAAPGDLAVTADIPLAAALVEKQVKVLDPRGDEHTPDTIGERLSVRDFMDGLRGAGVETGGSRPYGDRDKQAFAAALDRVLTRLLRAKR